The Chanodichthys erythropterus isolate Z2021 chromosome 12, ASM2448905v1, whole genome shotgun sequence genome contains a region encoding:
- the adamts1 gene encoding A disintegrin and metalloproteinase with thrombospondin motifs 1, whose amino-acid sequence MSFLRVILGFVAALCVNAAQSAWEESTVVPVRLDSYGTEPTHTAEAREKESEKRIYRLDVFGNQMVLVLEPDQTFLAPGFVFQMVGKPESEEFDSAGQARCFFSGTVNGEELSAAAINLCNGLRGGFYVGGEEYFIQPADASGEASDGDIHIIRRRKRGLLAEENGSKCGVNEEEERVAEKPFATKSEPIPSESKAHHRSRRFVSTPRYLEIMIVADQSMAEFHGAGLKPYLLTIMAVASRLYRHPTIHNSITLAVVKLLVVYDEEHGPQVSSNAALTLRNFCQWQKQHNPPSDRHPEHYDTAVLFTRQDLCGAHSCDTLGMADVGTVCDPDRSCSIVEDDGLQAAFTVAHELGHVFNMPHDDAKQCASVNGDQWSAHMMASTLSNLDQLQPWSPCSALMVTTFLDNGHGQCLLDKPQKPQQLPQALPGSVYDADRQCRLTFGEESQHCPDLSTTCAALWCTVTATNGLLVCQTKNFPWADGTSCGSDSYCMAGRCLSKTEAARYQTPVNGGWGTWGSWGDCSRTCGGGVQYSFRDCDSPQPKNGGKYCEGKRIQYRSCNTEACPDSNGLTFREEQCLAHNDISSQVSFGSGEGVEWVPKYAGVSPKDRCKLVCRAKGTGYFFILKPKVADGTPCTPDSTSVCVQGQCVKAGCDRVIGSNKRFDKCGICGGDGSTCKKVSGSMERAIPGYQDIVTIPAGATHLDVKQRSPGGRRNDNSYLAVRRQDGTYLLNGDYKLTTLETDISLKGALLRYSGSSATLERLRSFAPLPEALTIQVLSVGDSPRPRVKYSYFAPRPSGSNRPSINAISEAGDAEWALREWGPCSQTCGVGFQKRDVLCLDPYGHQSKDCPEELRPASSQSCALQACPSWLQGEWSDCSKACGRGYRKRQLRCIGHDDRILPNESCNAKNQPRPRLELCNLTPC is encoded by the exons ATGTCTTTTTTGCGCGTCATACTGGGTTTCGTTGCAGCGCTGTGCGTAAACGCGGCGCAGAGCGCGTGGGAAGAGAGCACCGTGGTGCCGGTCCGGCTCGACTCGTACGGCACCGAACCGACTCATACTGCAGAGGCACGGGAAAAGGAATCCGAGAAACGCATCTATCGCTTGGACGTCTTTGGAAATCAGATGGTGTTGGTGCTGGAACCGGATCAGACCTTTTTAGCGCCTGGGTTTGTGTTCCAGATGGTGGGGAAACCGGAGTCCGAGGAGTTTGACAGCGCGGGACAGGCGCGGTGCTTCTTCTCGGGGACCGTGAACGGAGAAGAACTTTCAGCTGCGGCGATCAATCTGTGCAATGGACTGCGGGGCGGCTTCTATGTCGGCGGCGAAGAGTACTTCATCCAACCCGCGGACGCCAGCGGAGAGGCTTCGGATGGAGACATCCATATCATCCGCAGAAGAAAACGGGGGTTGTTGGCTGAGGAGAACGGTTCTAAGTGTGGGGTGAACGAGGAGGAGGAACGGGTCGCCGAGAAACCATTTGCAACCAAATCCGAGCCCATCCCATCTGAGTCTAAAG CACACCACAGATCCCGTCGCTTTGTGTCGACTCCTCGCTATTTGGAGATCATGATTGTGGCAGACCAGTCAATGGCAGAGTTTCATGGAGCTGGGCTCAAACCTTACCTGCTGACCATCATGGCAGTGGCATCTCGTCTGTATCGACACCCTACCATTCATAACTCGATCACTCTGGCAGTTGTGAAGCTTCTTGTTGTGTATGATGAAGAGCACGGTCCCCAGGTGTCCTCCAATGCAGCGCTTACCCTTAGGAACTTCTGCCAGTGGCAAAAGCAGCACAACCCACCAAGTGACCGACACCCTGAGCATTACGACACAGCAGTACTGTTCACCAGACAG GATCTTTGTGGAGCTCATTCTTGTGACACTCTGGGAATGGCGGATGTGGGCACCGTGTGCGATCCCGATCGAAGTTGCTCCATTGTTGAAGATGACGGCCTCCAAGCAGCCTTCACCGTAGCACATGAGCTTG GTCACGTGTTCAACATGCCCCATGATGATGCCAAACAATGTGCCAGCGTTAATGGAGACCAGTGGAGCGCCCACATGATGGCCTCAACCTTGTCCAATCTGGACCAGCTACAGCCCTGGTCTCCTTGCAGTGCCCTGATGGTCACAACCTTCCTGGACAATGGCCATGGTCAGTGTTTACTGGACAAGCCCCAGAAGCCTCAGCAGTTGCCCCAGGCTCTGCCAGGTTCAGTTTACGATGCCGACAGACAGTGCCGTCTCACATTTGGAGAGGAGTCCCAGCACTGTCCTGACCTGAGCACCACTTGTGCCGCACTTTGGTGCACCGTCACAGCTACAAATGGCTTGCTGGTCTGCCAAACCAAGAACTTTCCATGGGCCGATGGGACGTCTTGCGGGTCTGACAGCTACTGTATGGCAGGACGATGCTTGAGCAAGACCGAGGCTGCCAGATATCAG ACTCCAGTCAATGGCGGATGGGGAACTTGGGGATCTTGGGGAGATTGCTCACGTACCTGTGGAGGAGGTGTACAATACTCTTTTAGGGACTGTGACAGTCCCCAACCCAAAAATGGAGGCAAATACTGTGAGGGCAAGAGAATTCAGTACCGCTCCTGCAACACCGAGGCCTGTCCTGATAGCAATG GTTTGACATTCCGTGAGGAACAGTGTTTGGCCCACAATGACATCTCCTCTCAGGTGTCATTCGGCTCAGGAGAAGGTGTCGAGTGGGTGCCGAAGTATGCGGGAGTCTCTCCCAAGGACCGCTGCAAGTTGGTGTGCCGAGCAAAGGGAACTGGGTACTTCTTCATTCTGAAGCCAAAG GTGGCTGATGGAACACCATGCACCCCAGATTCCACCTCAGTCTGTGTCCAAGGCCAGTGTGTGAAGGCCGGTTGTGACCGGGTCATTGGTTCCAACAAGCGTTTCGACAAATGCGGCATCTGTGGAGGAGATGGATCTACTTGCAAGAAAGTTTCTGGATCAATGGAGCGTGCTAT ACCGGGCTACCAAGACATAGTGACGATTCCAGCTGGTGCCACGCACCTAGATGTTAAGCAGCGCTCTCCTGGAGGCCGCCGCAACGACAATAGCTACCTAGCAGTTCGCCGGCAAGATGGCACGTACCTACTGAACGGCGACTATAAGCTGACGACTTTAGAGACTGATATCTCTCTGAAAGGTGCACTTCTGCGATACAGCGGTTCCTCTGCCACACTAGAGCGCCTCCGAAGCTTCGCTCCCTTACCTGAGGCTCTTACTATCCAGGTGTTGTCAGTCGGAGATTCCCCAAGACCTCGCGTTAAGTACAGCTACTTTGCTCCACGTCCCAGTGGGTCAAATCGTCCGTCCATTAATGCCATTAGTGAAGCAGGAGATGCCGAATGGGCCCTACGTGAGTGGGGACCCTGTTCGCAGACCTGCGGTGTTGGTTTCCAGAAGCGGGACGTCCTTTGCCTTGATCCTTATGGCCATCAGTCAAAAGACTGTCCTGAAGAGCTGCGCCCTGCTTCATCACAATCCTGTGCTCTGCAGGCGTGCCCATCCTGGCTGCAGGGGGAGTGGTCCGATTGTTCAAAAGCATGCGGCAGAGGCTATCGCAAGCGTCAACTGCGCTGCATCGGACACGATGATCGTATTTTGCCTAACGAGAGCTGCAACGCAAAAAATCAGCCACGACCTCGCTTGGAATTGTGCAACCTGACTCCCTGTTGA